In the genome of Colletes latitarsis isolate SP2378_abdomen chromosome 9, iyColLati1, whole genome shotgun sequence, one region contains:
- the Eif1a gene encoding eukaryotic translation initiation factor 1A translates to MPKNKGKGGKNRRRGKNENETEKRELVFKEDGQEYAQVTKMLGNGRLEAMCFDGVKRLCHIRGKLRKKVWINQGDIILIGLRDYQDAKADVILKYTSDEARNLKTYGEFPETVRINDTVTFVEDGFDEDIEFGDEISDDDEDDVDNI, encoded by the exons ATGCCGAAAAATAAGG GAAAGGGAGGTAAAAACAGGAGAAGGggtaaaaatgaaaatgaaactgAAAAAAGAGAATTGGTTTTCAAAGAAGACGGACAAG AATATGCACAAGTCACAAAGATGCTTGGCAATGGAAGGTTAGAAGCAATGTGTTTTGATGGTGTCAAACGGTTGTGCCACATTAGAGGAAAGTTACGGAAAAAAGTATGGATCAACCAAGGTGACATAATATTGATTGGTTTGCGGGATTACCAAGATGCAAAAGCAGATGTTATATTAAAATACACATCAGATGAAGCTCGTAATTTGAAAACATATGGTGAATTCCCAGAAACTG TGCGTATTAACGATACTGTCACCTTCGTTGAAGATGGTTTTGACGAGGATATTGAATTTGGTGATGAAATTAGCGATGATGATGAAGATGATGTTGACAAT ATCTGA
- the LOC143345425 gene encoding progestin and adipoQ receptor family member 3 — protein MMKLLAGVEEVNDQKENVSDDDQPHNNNHEIQATAEFAQETIKLLTGEVYRRASKKLEESPIKDKVTLEDEEKMRRLLTYEEAPEYLQHNPYILHGYRGYLTTKLCVESIFWWTNETVNIWSHIFGWMLFFGLTLYDLCLLNIHAPMGDKIIVALLLICFQACMILSSVYHTFSCRSEKDYWCFLSFDLFGIALSLLSIYMSGVYYAFWCHKELQSFYLVTVLAIFVFAMVLQIPKLNVNGNVKLVVFVAWAAYGVLPTLHWSIAMGGMDNPIVRMLLPRVLGMYVISGGAFAIYVTKIPERFYPGWVDYIGSSHQWWHALVVLALYYWHNTGMLYVEYRMNHGCPSNIKLL, from the exons ATGATGAAATTACTGGCAGGAGTGGAAGAAGTAAACGACCAAAAAGAAAATGTGTCCGACGATGATCAGCCACACAACAACAATCATGAGATACAAGCAACGGCGGAGTTCGCGCAGGAGACGATCAAGCTGCTCACCGGCGAG GTATACCGCAGAGCCTCCAAGAAACTGGAGGAGTCGCCTATCAAAGATAAAGTAACGCTGGAAGATGAAGAGAAAATGAGGCGACTTCTCACTTACGAGGAAGCTCCTGAATATCTTCAACACAATCCTTACATCCTCCACGGATATCGAGGATATCTCACTACAAAATTATGCGTTGAAAG taTATTCTGGTGGACGAACGAAACAGTAAATATATGGAGTCACATATTTGGGTGGATGTTATTTTTCGGTTTGACACTATACGATCTTTGTCTGCTGAATATCCACGCACCGATGGGCGACAAAATAATCGTAGCCCTTTTGTTAATTTGTTTCCAG GCCTGCATGATATTGTCCTCGGTGTATCACACGTTCTCCTGTAGAAGCGAAAAAGATTATTGGTGTTTCTTATCGTTTGATTTGTTTGGGATTGCTTTGAGCCTTTTGTCGATATACATGTCCGGAGTTTACTATGCATTTTGGTGTCATAAG GAATTGCAGAGCTTTTATTTAGTAACCGTGCTGGCAATTTTTGTGTTTGCAATGGtactgcaaataccaaaactgaaCGTCAATGGAAACGTCAAGCTAGTCGTTTTTGTCGCATGGGCAGCATATGGAGTACTGCCAACGCTGCATTGGAGCATTGCTATGGGCGGTATGGACAACCCGATCGTTAGAATGTTGCTCCCGAGGGTACTAGGAATGTATGTCATTAGCGGTGGAGCATTTGCCATTTATGTGACCAAAATACCGGAACGCTTTTATCCAG gATGGGTGGATTACATCGGTTCCTCTCATCAATGGTGGCACGCGTTGGTGGTATTGGCTCTTTATTACTGGCATAACACTGGGATGCTGTACGTGGAATACAGAATGAACCACGGCTGCCCGAGCAACATAAAATTATTATGA